From one Lotus japonicus ecotype B-129 chromosome 3, LjGifu_v1.2 genomic stretch:
- the LOC130748898 gene encoding proline-rich receptor-like protein kinase PERK8, which produces MSQQEVVCSVCNNRRPKLEWKRDFTYAELHAATQGFSLKNFLSEGGYGSVYKGVLHGHKIAVKKHVHASYKAEREFKSEVDALSKARHENVVMLLGSCSEGSHRLLVYEYVCNGSLDPHLSQHSRKPLCWQDRMKIANGAAKGLLYLHENNIIHRDITTNNILLTHDYEVLLGDFGLAKIVTEDHSSSIDCVGNQAYWAPEYAEFGKVSIKTDVYSFGMVLLQLITGMRTTDRRLGEKGLVGWARSQLRDGECQRFIDRRMMNSHDCHQVFWMCRLAGNCLKKDPNKRLDMTKVVKALSHIVEGCSCCIMGKEHTVAMLGYSKLKDDLQDYSESETESQIIVRSNSVK; this is translated from the exons ATGTCTCAACAAGAGGTAGTTTGCTCTGTGTGCAATAACAGGAGACCAAAACTAGAATGGAAGAGAGACTTCACATATGCTGAGCTGCATGCAGCCACACAAGGTTTTTCCCTGAAGAACTTTCTGTCAGAAGGTGGGTATGGTTCTGTCTACAAAGGGGTGCTGCATGGACATAAGATTGCTGTTAAGAAACATGTCCATGCAAGCTACAAAGCAGAGAGGGAATTCAAGTCTGAAGTTGATGCACTCAGCAAAGCAAGACATGAGAATGTGGTCATGCTGCTGGGATCATGCTCAGAAGGAAGCCACAGGCTTCTTGTTTATGAATATGTCTGCAATGGTTCACTGGACCCACATTTATCTC AACATTCTCGTAAACCTCTTTGCTGGCAAGACAGGATGAAGATAGCTAATGGAGCTGCCAAAGGATTGCTATACCTGCACGAGAACAACATCATACACAGGGATATTACAACAAACAACATTCTTCTCACACATGATTATGAAGTATTG CTGGGTGATTttggtttggctaaaattgtAACTGAAGATCACTCAAGCTCCATAGACTGTGTTGGGAATCAGGCATATTGGGCACCAGAATATGCAGAATTTGGTAAAGTTTCAATTAAGACAGATGTGTATTCTTTTGGGATGGTTCTACTACAGCTGATAACTGGGATGAGGACCACAGACAGACGGCTTGGAGAAAAAGGTCTAGTGGGATGG GCCAGATCACAACTAAGAGATGGGGAATGTCAAAGATTTATAGATAGAAGGATGATGAACTCACATGATTGCCATCAAGTCTTTTGGATGTGTCGTCTAGCTGGAAATTGTCTCAAGAAAGATCCTAATAAGCGATTGGATATGACAAAA GTGGTCAAAGCCTTAAGTCATATAGTCGAAGGTTGCAGTTGCTGCATCATGGGGAAAGAGCATACCGTTGCCATGTTAGGCTATtctaagttgaaagatgatTTACAGGACTATTCAGAATCAGAAACTGAAAGTCAGATTATTGTTAGATCCAACAGTGTAAAATAG